In Gimesia panareensis, the genomic window CAACGATCAACCGACCGACGCACCGACGATTGCCGCTCCCACACCGGAGATGATCAAAACGACCGAACGCATCGAAGCGGAAATCGCGTCGCTGAATCAGAAACTGAATACACACACGCCAGAACTCGCAGCGGCACAGCAAAAGTGGGAATCAACACTGCACGCGAAGCCCAACTGGCAGACACTGAAGCCGACCAGCGTGACGTCCTCCGCGAAGACCACAAAGTTTACGATTCAGAACGACGCTTCGATTCTGGCTTCCGGTCCCGCGGCGAAAGAAAGCTACACGATCGAAACCGAAATCGACGCACCCGCCTTCAAAGCCCTGCGGCTCGAAGTGCTGCCGGACAAAAGCCTGTCTGCGAACGGACCGGGGCGGGCCAAAGACGGGAACTTCGTCCTGTCAAATATCAAAGTCGAAATGCAGCCGATCAAAGGGGAACAGAAAGACGCACCCGCGCAGGGACAGTTCCTGCGGATCGAACACCAGGGGAATAAGAAACAGTTTCTCTCGCTGGCCGAGGTGCAGGTCTATCAGGGAGACAGGAACATCGCCGGACAGGGTGTCGCCACACAGTCGAGTACTGGCTATTCCGCTCCCGCAAAACTCGCCATCGACGGCAACACCGACGGCCACTTCTTCAACGCGAAGTCCACCACGCACACCAATCAGGAAGTCAAACCCTGGTGGGAGCTCGACCTGAAAAAAGTCACGCCTGTCGAACGCGTTCAGATCTGGAACCGCACCGATGGTTCCGGCGATCGGCTGGCAAACTTCAAAGTCAGTCTGCTCGACAAGGATCGCAATGTCATCTGGCAGACTGTGGTCACCAAAGCGCCGGATCCGAGCACCACGCTGTCCATCTCCGATCGCCGTGTGATTCCCATTAAACGGGCGCTCGCTTCTCACTCGCAGTCCGGCTTCCCGGTGAATGCGACGCTGGATCCCAAGAGCGGCAACAAAACCGGCTGGGGCATCGCTCCACAGTTTGGCAAAGCCAACAGCGCGTACTTCTTCCCCGATAACAGCCCGGTCAAACCGACGGGCAAACAGCGACTGATCGTCACGCTGTCGCACAATTACAAAGACCCCCAGTACGCGCTGGGACACTTCCGCCTGTCATACACAACAGAAGCCAAACTCGAACCCCGGCTCAGCGTCCCCGATGACATCCTGGCGATTGTCGATTCCCTCTCGGAAGCACGCACGCCCGCTCAAAAGAAAAAACTGGCCGACTACTACCGCGGCATCGCCCCGCTGCTCAAACCGACGCGGAACGAGATCGCCAAACTGCAGAAGTCAAAACCGAAATTCCCGCAGCTGCCGATCATGGAAGAGCTGCCGGCTGACAAGCAGCGAAAAACGCACATCATGGTGCGGGGCAGTTTCCTGCAGCCGGGCGACCTGGTGGAACCGGCGCTGCTGAGTGCCTTCAACCCGGCTCCTAAAGAGACGTCCGAAAACCGGATCGCCGTCGCGAAGTGGCTCACCGATCCTGCCAACCCACTGACCGCTCGAGTCGCCGTGAACCGGTTCTGGTCGCAGCTGTTTGGGGCGGGGCTCGTCGTCACCGAGGAAGACTTCGGCACGCAGGGCGAGCTCCCCAGTCATCCAGAGCTGCTGGACTGGCTGGCAACCGAATTCGTTCAGAACGGCTGGGACATGAAAGCCCTGCTGAAAACAATCGTGATGTCGAACACCTATCGGCAGGCTTCGACCACGCAGCCGATTCACCTGGAGAAAGATCCCAAGAACCGCCTGCTCTCCCGCGGGCCGCGTTTCCGTCTGTCGGCGGAGATGATTCGCGACCAGGCGCTGGCCGTCAGTGGTCTGCTGACGAAGAAGGTCGGCGGGCCGTCCGTCTATCCGGTGCAACCCGAGGGCATCTGGCGGGCCGCGTTCAACGGTCAGCGGACCTGGGCCACCAGCAAAGACGCCGATCGTTACCGCCGGGGTCTGTATACCTTCTGGCGGCGCACGGTCCCCTACCCTTCGATGGCGACCTTCGACGCCCCCAGCCGGGAGATCTGTACGATCCGTCGCATCAACACCAATACGCCGCTGCAGGCGATGATCACGATGAACGATCCGGTCTTCATCGAAATCTCGCAGGCATTGGGCAAACGGCTGTTCGATGAAGGGGGCGACACGCCACAGTCCCGCATCGAATATGGACTCAAGCTCTGCCTGCTCCGTCCGCCGCAACCCGCACAGGTGCAGCCGCTGCTGGCACTTTATGAATCTGAAAAGGCCTACTATGCAGCCCATCCCGAGGAAGCCAAACAGCTCCTGGAGAATCCGCTGCATCCGCTGCCCAAAGAATATAACCCCGCAGAACTCGCAGCCTGGACCGTGATCGCCAACGTGCTGCTGAACATGGATGGCGTTCTCACGAAAGGATAAACCATGAATATCAGACAACAGCAACTGCAGGCGGTAACCCGCCGCCACTTTCTCGCGCAAGGCTCGACCGGCATCGGTTCGATCGCCCTGGGCGCCATGCTCGCCGAGAACAACAGCGCCGCCGCGAACACACCGGAGCAGACCGACACGCCGCCGTTCCGCATCCCGGGGAAAGCCAAGCACGTGATCTTCCTGCACATGGCCGGTTCGCCTCCGCAGCAGGAGTTCTTCGACTATAAGCCGGAGCTGGTCAAACGCAACATGCAGCCCTGCCCCGATTCGTTCCTGAAAGGCCGCGGCTTCCCGTTCATCAAGGGGCATCCCAAAATGCTGGGGACACCCTACAAATTCAAACAGTACGGCGAGGGCGGCACCTGGATGAGCGAGCTGCTCCCGAACTTCCAGAAGGTCGCCGACGATGTGGCCGTCATCAAGTCGATGCACACCGATCAGTTCAACCACGCGCCCGCCCAGCTGTTCCTGTATACCGGTGCCCCCCGTTTCGGCGGGGCCTCGATGGGTTCCTGGATCACCTACGGTCTCGGTTCGGAAAACAAAAACCTGCCCGGGTTCATGGTGCTGCTCAGCGGCGGCAGCGATCCGAGTGGCGGGAAGAGCCTGTGGGGGAGCGGCTTTCTGCCGTCCGTCTACCAGGGGGTGCAGTGCCGGACCAGCGGCGATCCGATTCTGTACGTCTCGAACCCGAAAGGGATCAACCGGGAGGTCCGTCGGCGGAGCCTGGATGCGCTGAAGAAGCTGAATGAATTCGAGCTCAAGCAGTTCGGCAACCCGGAAACGCTGACCCGCATCAACCAGTACGAGCTCGCGTTCCGCATGCAGATGTCGGTTCCCGAAGCCGTCGATCTCTCCAGCGAAACTAAAACGACGCACGAACTCTACGGCACAACCGGCGGGACGGCTTCGTTTGCGAATAACTGCCTGCTGGCCCGCCGGATGGTGGAACGGGGCGTGCGGTTCATCCAGCTGTTCGACTACGGCTGGGACATGCACGGCACAGGCAAGGGGAACGACCTGATCACCGCGGTGCCGAACAAGGCCAAGGACATCGACCGCCCGCTGTACGCGTTGATTACCGACCTCAAGCAGCGGGGCCTGCTGGATGAAACGCTGATCGTCTGGAGCGGCGAATTCGGCCGCACCTCAATGAACGAAGCCCGCAACGGCTCCACCTTCCTGGGCCGCGACCACCACCCGCACTGCTACACGATCTGGATGGCCGGCGGCGGCATCAAGGGCGGCGTGTCATACGGCGAAACCGACGAACTCGGCTACTTCGTCGCCGAAAAGAAAGCCAGCGTCCGCGACCTGCAGTCAACGATCCTGCACCTGACCGGGTTAGACGCGCGGAAGATGAAGGTGCCCTACCAGGGGTTGGACCAGCGGTTGATTGGCCCGGCGGATGAGGATCATTTACTGGAAGGGGTTTTGGCTTGATGATAGGGCTTTTGAACCATTCCAGGTTGGGAGCTAAAATCACATAACAACGTATTTTGCCGATCAATCGAATGCCGGAGTCGAGCACAAATCAAATCGAAATACTCCCTGCGAAACCGGGATCGGCCATGCAAAGGTCTCTCCTGCGATCCACGGCTGCCATGGCACTGATCGTGTTTGGAGCAGCCATGGGGTTCATCTCATTTGAGTTGGTGTCGAACCGATTCGGTAACACCGACACGCTGGGACTCTTTTTGTTCGGTCTCGCAGGATGCGTTTTCGTAACCGGCGTCGCTCTATTCTTTCTCCGTCTTCCCCGTGCGATATTAGTAGGCATCATTGCCGCCCCTTTATCTGTTGTACTCCTGTTTGTTTTGTACTGGGTGACTCTATTTACAACAGCATTTCAAAATCGTAACCACCAGGATTTTGCTGCCAACGGCGTTTCACAGATTCAGCCCGCCCGGCAGATGGACGAACTATTCGATGAGTGCCATCATTACATCACCTACGGTAAAGAGAGTCCGTTGTTTAATTCTGTCGCCTACTTCGGTGACCGCTATCAACTGACAATGCAGGTCCCGGTAAATATCCAATCCAAAACGTCTGGATCAGTTACAGGAGAACCGAATTTCTATCTCAATGAGATCGAAACAATCACTGTTTCCCCATCAGGAGGGGTCGGTACATCCTATTCTCGAAATCTCCATTTCGGCTCAACTGAATGGCAAAAGGTCTTCGAAGCCAAGGGGGACTTCAGTACAATAGGATTTGACATCAAACCAACTGGTGTAGCCAACTTTCAAAAACACGTTGATGCGTCACGTTAATCCTATTCTAAATGCTTCTTCGCTTCGCTCCACCGGTGATCGAAACCGCAGCAGACTCGTAAAGGAGACAGACGATGAATCGACACCTCACCTTCGTTATTGTCGCGGTTGTCGCAGGTGCGGCTTCCGTATTCACGCATGCCGAAGAAGAGACGCGGAAATCAGAGATTAACACGTTCAAATCGGCGCAGCAAAACAGGGACTATCGCGTTTCGCTGCTGGGCATCACCAAAGGGATTGCTTTTGTTGATTCGCAAGCGCTGATTGACGATGGCGGCCGTGCTCCGGGCAACAACGCGGTGCCCTGGATGCGCGTCGTCGCTGTCATCGAAAAACTCACAGACAAAGACGAATCGTGGGGCTTCAACGCGGAAACGGTGGAGGGCAAAGCGCTGGTCGGCAAAGTCCGAATTGAATCGAACGGTCGCGTGGTTGGGAGCCACAGCAGTGGCATCGCCGAAATGGATTGCAATTCCCCGCGGCTGCGCGCTGCCACATTCCCGGTCGGATTGCCCCAGGATCTGAATGAGCAGCAGTCCAAGGTCTACTCCTTTACCTTGTCCGGCAAGTTCCAGCCTGCTGAAACGGTTGTGCTGCGTTTTACCTTCGGCGATTCAAAAAACCGCCGCGAACTGGTGTTCCATGATGTCCCACTGCCGTAGGCGGTTGTGCTTAATGAGACTTGCTCCCTTGTTCTCCCCCCGAGAGATTGTGCTGGGAACCTCACGCATAACAACCTGATTTTGTTGCCGTGCATGACCATTTCCAAAGAGCAGACTTAAACCCTTATTTTTTTCGCCTCTTTTCAGCCATTAGTATTTTCAACTTGTGGACTCGACCAGCTTTATCGCCAACGATTAAAGTGTCGCCATTGGGACTGATCGAAAGACTAGTGACGACATCATCGAACCTGTATGTTGCGATCGCCTTTCCGCTAGCGAGATCCCACATTTTTAGCGATTTATCATTCGAACCGGAAATCGCATGCTTCCCGTCCGGCATTATCGCCACGCAATTGATCTCTTCAGAATGCCCTTTGAGCGTTTGAAGTGGCTTCCTGTTGGCCACGTCCCACACTTTCAGTGTATTATCTGATGAACCAGAAATGCACTGTTTTCCATTGGGAGTCAATGCCACACAGTTGATCACACCAGTATGCCCTTCGAGAGATCCGAGTAACTTCCCGCTGGCCAGATCCCAGATTTTCAGGCTTGTGTCAAATGAACCGGAAATGGCTTGCTTTCCCTCGGGCATGATCGCTACGCACAATACGTATCCGGTATGTCCTTCGAGTGACTGAAGTATCTCTCCCTTTGCCAGATCCCACACTTTTAGCGTTTCGTCAATCGAACCTGAAACGGCTTTCTTCCCATCGGGTGTGATTGCTACGCATCTTACCGAGTGAGCATGTCCTTTCAGGGTTTGCAGAAGTGTTCCGTTGGACAAGTCCCACATTTTGAGTGTTCTGTCAAAGGAACCGGAAACGGCCTGCTTTCCCTCGGGCATGATCGCTACGCAAAGAACAGAATCGTTATGGCCTTCAAGAGTTTGGAGAAGTTTTCCGTCATCTAAATCCCACACTTTTAAAGTTGTGTCCCATGAACCTGAAATGAACTGACTGCCATCAGGAGTGATGGCCACGCAATAGACAGTCTGAAGATGACCGTTTGGTGTCCAAGGCATCTTGCCCTTTGTCAGCTTCCACACCTTCAGCGTATCATCGGTTGAACCTGAAACAACCTGGCTGCCATCTGGTGTCACCGCCAGACAGTTCACATGATGCGCATGTCCTTCAAGTGTCTGGAGTTGCTTTCCACTATTCAGATCCCATACTTGCAACGTTGTGTCCAGCGAACCTGAAATAACTCGCTTCCCATCTGGAGTCACTGTCAAACAACTGACCGGCCCAGTATGTCCCTCAAGTGTTTTAAGCAGCTTTCCGTTCTTGAGATCCCACACTTCCAGCGTATTTTCCTGTGGACTGGAAATAGCCTGGCTTCCATCTGGTGTCACCGCTACGCGAAAACTGTGAGTATTGATTGTGCGGAGTTCTTTTCCACTGTTGAGGTCCCACACTTTTAGTGTTTCATCAAACGAACCAGAAATGGCCTGTTTACCATCGGGCGTTATTTTTATAAAATCCACCAGACTTGAATGTCCTTTAAGTGTTCGGAGCAGTTTTCCACTTTGAATATCCCAGACTTTTAATGTTCTATCATTTGATACGGAAACAGCTTGCTTTCCATCTGGAGTTACTGCCACGGCATTGACTGCACGAGTATGTCCTTCAAATGTTTTAAGTAGCTTTCCACTGGCGAGATCCCACAGCTTCAGCGTTTCATCGTCTGAGCCTGAAATAATCTGTTTTCCATCTGGGATAATCGCGATACAATTAGCCCCGCTGGAATGCCCTTTGAGAGTTCGGACCAGCTCGCCAGTCTTGAGATCCCATACTTTCAACGTATTGTCACTTGCACCAGAAATGGCTTGTTTCCCATCAGGCGTTATCGCCACACAATTGATTGATCTTGTGTGTCCTGCAAGAGTCCACATTAAAGGACCGTCGGTTTGATTGAAAGTGGGCCATTCAGAACGGAACTGAACTCGATTGTGTGGTAGAGTCTGAAATGGTTTAAAAACGGGCTCCGGTCGGTCCAGTAACCTGGCTTGAAGCTGTTCTCTCAATGCCTCGGGATGGTCGCGCAAAATATGTTTTGAAAGATTCAGCGCAGCTTTGATCGTTTGGGTGTTCGGGTCAGATTCTTTATTGTATTCCTCAATCAAGCGATCAATGCCAATTTGATCGAGTTGGTATTCGATCCACGCGGGGTTCAAATACTCGGGCTGATTGGCATCAAATTTCGGAGATTGACTTTCGGCAGGGAGTGACTGGGAATCTTTAAGGTCCTGATTCTCCCTGCTTGTGAGTTTTTTTTGTGGTCGAGTTTCACCCGGCGGATCTGCTGGGGGATCGACCTTGCCGCAAGAGAACATAAGCCCGCAGATGAAGAGTAAGCAAATACCGATGATCTTATCAGTGACATTCACTATCAATAGATTATTAAAACCAGCCATTGGTTTAACCTTTTCAAAAGTAAAAAGTTCCTCTTTTGAGAGAGCCTGCTATTTCTGAGGAACTTCAGTTCTTCTCGCAAACCGTGAACAGTCCCTACATGTTTGGTGCTCAACTTTGTTGCGCACCAATTATCAACCCAGCTTATTGACACTTGTCAGAATCACACCCCAACATGTTGAACATCTGTAACACAGTGGGTAGCATAGGTGCTTTCTTGCGTACTATCAACGAGTAAACGTATGCAATTAGAAAAAGGAAAAAGCGGTAGTCCCCGAAATCGTTCATCAGCTACGAGTAAAAAATGAATATCACATTTGGGGATCATGTCCGCGTTTTATCAACGCCGGAAACTGATGAGAGACGACTTGCCGGTAAGAGTGGGCAGGTTTATGGGGAGACGACACCTTCCGTGACTGGTGTGGAAGTGATTGGTGAAACCAGAGAAGATTATGCCATCAATGTGTTCATTGAAGATCTTGATTCTGCATTCTGGTTTGCCCCTGATCTGCTGGAACTGATTGATCATGCAGCAGGCACAGAAATCATTATTGGCAACTTGAAGGCTGTTCGTCGCGCCGATGGCAGTTGGGAAGAGTCTGAAATTTCACCCACCATAAAATGGTGGCAATTCTGGCGATAACCACTCACAATAAGTCACTTCGTCCACTTTGAAAACACAATGCTGTTTTCACCGCATTTTAGAAGAAGGCGCTCCATGCCATCAGATAAAGAACGGCGACGTCAAGCGGCTCAGCGTGAGCGGGAGCGGCGGGCTCAGGAAATTGAATCACAGCGACGGCAGGCGGCGGCGGATGTGAACTGGGGGTCTGCGACGACGCTCCTGAACGGCGAACTTCGCGAGCAGATTATCCGGCTCGGTGGGCTGCCGGCTGAACCGACGGGTCAATCCGCTGTCGAAATCCTGACACAACAGATCAAGTGGCCCACCGGCACTTTTCGTTCATCCGAAATCCGTTTTCGTGGACGGCATGCAGGGACCGATGCTGCTGAAATGACTGATACTCAAATCCAGGATTCTGTGCTGGTGTGGTGCCATGACTTCGAATTCGCGATGAACGGCAGCTTCTACCCTGACTGGCAAGCTGACTTCACAGCGGTCGATACTGCTCAATTCATCCCCTTCGGGGCGGACGCCCATTACTTCTATCTGATTGGAGACAACCCGCAGGATTCTTCGAACCCGCTGGTCTATTCTGTCGATCATGAAACGGTATTCGAGAAACCTTACAACAGCGAGGGGACGACCGTCCTCAGCCTGTTGGAATTACTGATCGCGAATTGATGAGAGGTTGGAACGGAAAAGGGACAGACCCCGACACTATGCACTATGCGATTTTCACAGTTGGACAAGCCAACTGTGCCACCCGGATGCTGGCTGAACCTTGCTGTGCCACCCAGCGAGAACTGAAATGAACTGGATTGTTCCCCGAATCAGAAACGTTCGCAAAATTCTGCCGTACCTGTTGTATGGTGCGATGCTTGCCGGACTCTACGGGATGATTCATGATCAGATCAGCTTTACGATCTCGCCTGAATATTTCACCGATTTCAAATTCCAGCAGTTTCGTTATGCGGATTTTCATTTGCCGGAGCGACTGTTTGTGGGCATCATCGGATTCCTGGCGACCTGGTGGGTGGGATTTTTTTCCGGCTGGTTTCTCGGGCGCATTCGTTTTTTCAGTGATGATTTACAAACGGCCCATCGCGATATGCTGCAGGGTTTCGTGATCATTGTCTGCTGTGCCGTGGGGGCGGGTATGCTGGGTGGCGTCGTGGGATACCTGAATTTCTATGTATTTGATACTCAGGAATTCATGGGGTTTGAAAAACAATTTTCCGGAACCACGCTCAAGCGTTTTGCGATCGTGGGGACGATTCATAATTTTGGTTACGCTGGCGGATTGGCAGGATTTATCGTCGCTGTCATCTTACTCAAACGAAAAATGAAACAGTGCAACGCCAATGCCTGACCTGCGATGGAAAGGGATCAGACCCCGAATTGATTTTTTAGATTGAGGTGTGACGCTTGTTCCATCACAGTTGGACCAGCCAACTGTGGCACACGGTGCTTGAGTGATGTGTAGCGGGACTATTCATTTTTTCTTGACAACCCGCTCTTAACTAATGACACTGCATTCATTCAACTCACACTGTTTGATACTGAAATCAACCCGTTTCAATCCCATTATCCGGCCAAATGATCGCAATGAGTGACCACCTTGACATCGACGTTCTGCTGCAAGAGCCGGCATCGCTGGCTGTTGCTGAACAACTCGTCGCCTGGGCCGATACAACGCGTACCCAAATTGCGCGTGGGGACATGATGCTGGGCATCCTGACGATCGATCGCGCAACAAAGATTCCCACGGCTTACAAAACGGCTGCACAACAGGGACTGTCCAGCGCGTGGGTCACTCTTGCCTGGTGGTACGCTTATCCCGATTTCGGCGAACCGGACCTGTCCGCTGCCGAGGAAGCATTGGGGACAGCCGTTGCTGCCAATGTTGACAACGCGCAACTGGAACTGGCCCGGATGCGCTGGTTCTTTAAACGCGAGACGGCAACAGAATCCGAACAACAGCAGGCTTTTCAGTATGTTTCCGAAAGTGTTGACTCTGATCCCGCCAACGCCGAGGGAGTTTACCTGCTCGCATTACTCACGACGCATGGCTTCGGAGTGGCTGCCTCGCCAGGAGCGGGATTTGAACTGCAACAACGCGCGGCTGATCTCGGCAATTTAGACGCCCTGTTTGAAATCTATGTGCATTATGCGAATGGTCTTGACGTTCCCGTCGACGAAGAACGGGCCTTTGCTGCCTGTCAACGCGCTGCTGAAGCGGGACATCCGCGGGCCATGTATAATCTCGGTGCCTTTAACGCGACCGGACGGGGAATTCCCCGGAATATGACAGAAGCGGTCAAATGGTATGAACGGGCCGCCGACGTTGGCAATCCATCCGCCATGGCAGGCCTTGCCATGATCTTCGCGACCGGTGATGGCGTTGAACCGGATCGCGAATACGCGCGCGAACTGTTTGATCAAGCTGATTATTGTGGCCTCGATGTCAGCCACCTTCGAGAACAGGTGGGACTTTGACCCTGCGACTGTTGTGCCCGGAACCACTCTCCGTTCTGTGGTGAAGGGCTTTGATTTTATCACAGTTGGACAAGCCAACTGTGCCACCCGGATGCGGTGGAGGTTGGTGGCTTTGCACTTTATCAATCGTGGTAGCTGCGACCTCCTGCTCGTTGCGCTTTGATCGAATTGCATTCGATCTGACCCTTTCTGTGGGGAAGTTTTACTGGTCCCGTTTCACGTTTTCTCTTTTTCGTTCCCTGCCAGGCGGGTCGACACATGGGTAGGCCCCTACGACTGTTGTGGTAGGAATGTGTTTGCTCTTTGTTGCGTTCTCTTTTTGTTGGAGCTTTCAACCGGGGCTAATGGCGTACACTGCGTGGGGAAAAGGAAAGGTTTACTGGTCCGCCTGCTTCGCATCCACCATTCTCTGGAACGCGTCCCGGGGTGTGGCGTACCCGTCTGACTTTGTGGCAGCGATGCATGATAACAGGTGGTCATTCAGCCGATAGCCGACCTCGTGGGGCGGCAGCCGGTTGTCGATCATCAGGTCCTGGGCGCATTCGACCAGCTGATTCATCGAAGTGGTCACCGAACGGTTCAAGGCCTTGCTGAAGTGGACGGTTTCCCGGTCGGGGTCAATGAAATTTCTGAACGCCCACTGGTGGGCATCGTCGGCGGTAAAATCCCGCAGGCAGTCCAGTGCGTTTTCCACGAAGGTCTCCGCATCCGGAGCCCCCTTGCCGGGCATCACGCAGGAATACAACGAACAGGTATTGCTCAGCAGAATATATTGACGACGGTCAGCCGAGAACAGGCGGCAGGACCAGTCTGCAAAAGGATTCTGATCCAGGGCCTGGTGATCCAGCGAACCGGTTTTGAGTTTCTGATTCAGCTTGTGGGTCAAACGAAAGATCATCTGGTATTCTCGGTTGCAATACGTCAGGTTACAGCACTGTTGGGCAAGCCAACAGTAGCACACACCATTTCATTTCCTACTTCATATTCTCCTGTTTTATAGTGATATTATAACGATTCCATTCGGCGTTGATACTGTCATCGTCCCCCGCCAGGCAGGCGGACACATGGGTCGGCCCCTACGGTTGCTGTGATTGGAACGTGTTTAATCTTTGTCGCGTTCTCTTTTTGTTGTAGCTTTCAACCGGGGCTAACGCCCTGCGGCTAATGGCGTACACTGCACGGGGAACCGAGAAGATTCACTGACCCGTTTCACGTTTACTCTTTTTCGTTCCCTGCCAGGCGGGCCGACACATGGGTAGGCCCCTACATGATTCCACTCAATGAAAGTGAATCGCCAGCGATCTGGTAGTGACTCCGTGCGTGTGGGAAGCGGGGGTTTATTTGTTGACTTTCAATATTCATCGAATGACAATGATGGTCGTATCGGAAAACGACACTCCTTCGTGACTCTCACATCATAATTCAAAAATTGTCAGGAGAGACCAATGTGTTCGCGAATCCAGTGGAAGGCCAACGGACAGCCCGTGCTTGTCGGACGGAACATGGACTGGACCGCCCGCATGGGAACCAAACTGTATGCGATGCCGAAGGGGATCGAGCGGGACGGGCTGGTTGACGAGACCCCCCTCAAGTGGACTTCCCGCTATGGCAGCGTGGTCACGATATCATGGGATTGTGCGACCGCCGATGGTATCAACGAGGCAGGCTTAAACGGCAATCTGCTCTATCTGGCCGAGTCCAACTTCGGCCAGCGGGATCCTTCC contains:
- a CDS encoding DUF1501 domain-containing protein; this encodes MNIRQQQLQAVTRRHFLAQGSTGIGSIALGAMLAENNSAAANTPEQTDTPPFRIPGKAKHVIFLHMAGSPPQQEFFDYKPELVKRNMQPCPDSFLKGRGFPFIKGHPKMLGTPYKFKQYGEGGTWMSELLPNFQKVADDVAVIKSMHTDQFNHAPAQLFLYTGAPRFGGASMGSWITYGLGSENKNLPGFMVLLSGGSDPSGGKSLWGSGFLPSVYQGVQCRTSGDPILYVSNPKGINREVRRRSLDALKKLNEFELKQFGNPETLTRINQYELAFRMQMSVPEAVDLSSETKTTHELYGTTGGTASFANNCLLARRMVERGVRFIQLFDYGWDMHGTGKGNDLITAVPNKAKDIDRPLYALITDLKQRGLLDETLIVWSGEFGRTSMNEARNGSTFLGRDHHPHCYTIWMAGGGIKGGVSYGETDELGYFVAEKKASVRDLQSTILHLTGLDARKMKVPYQGLDQRLIGPADEDHLLEGVLA
- a CDS encoding WD40 repeat domain-containing protein, which codes for MAGFNNLLIVNVTDKIIGICLLFICGLMFSCGKVDPPADPPGETRPQKKLTSRENQDLKDSQSLPAESQSPKFDANQPEYLNPAWIEYQLDQIGIDRLIEEYNKESDPNTQTIKAALNLSKHILRDHPEALREQLQARLLDRPEPVFKPFQTLPHNRVQFRSEWPTFNQTDGPLMWTLAGHTRSINCVAITPDGKQAISGASDNTLKVWDLKTGELVRTLKGHSSGANCIAIIPDGKQIISGSDDETLKLWDLASGKLLKTFEGHTRAVNAVAVTPDGKQAVSVSNDRTLKVWDIQSGKLLRTLKGHSSLVDFIKITPDGKQAISGSFDETLKVWDLNSGKELRTINTHSFRVAVTPDGSQAISSPQENTLEVWDLKNGKLLKTLEGHTGPVSCLTVTPDGKRVISGSLDTTLQVWDLNSGKQLQTLEGHAHHVNCLAVTPDGSQVVSGSTDDTLKVWKLTKGKMPWTPNGHLQTVYCVAITPDGSQFISGSWDTTLKVWDLDDGKLLQTLEGHNDSVLCVAIMPEGKQAVSGSFDRTLKMWDLSNGTLLQTLKGHAHSVRCVAITPDGKKAVSGSIDETLKVWDLAKGEILQSLEGHTGYVLCVAIMPEGKQAISGSFDTSLKIWDLASGKLLGSLEGHTGVINCVALTPNGKQCISGSSDNTLKVWDVANRKPLQTLKGHSEEINCVAIMPDGKHAISGSNDKSLKMWDLASGKAIATYRFDDVVTSLSISPNGDTLIVGDKAGRVHKLKILMAEKRRKK
- a CDS encoding DUF1553 domain-containing protein, whose translation is MWNLYLRTVSLAGILLLSAHVTSAAPPAKSSSEKASPAKTPEVDFNRDIRPILSKNCFHCHGPDPETREAGLRLDERASAVMKLESDAHAIVPEDAAKSELFKRITSNDEDAVMPPPDVGEKLTDAQIAKIKAWIEQGAPYARHWSFIPPQRPALPAVKQKDWPANDIDTFILAKLEQAGLKPSPEADRYTLIRRLSFDLRGLPPTLAEVDQFVNDKSPNAYEKLVDRFLSDPSYGERWARKWLDLARYADSKGYGSDPLRMEIWRYRDWVINAFNQNMPFDQFTLEQLAGDLLPNPTLEQKVATAFHRNTMTNTEGGTDDEEFRVAAVKDRVDTTIQVWMGLTMGCAKCHSHKYDPISQKEYYQLYAIFNQTADNDQPTDAPTIAAPTPEMIKTTERIEAEIASLNQKLNTHTPELAAAQQKWESTLHAKPNWQTLKPTSVTSSAKTTKFTIQNDASILASGPAAKESYTIETEIDAPAFKALRLEVLPDKSLSANGPGRAKDGNFVLSNIKVEMQPIKGEQKDAPAQGQFLRIEHQGNKKQFLSLAEVQVYQGDRNIAGQGVATQSSTGYSAPAKLAIDGNTDGHFFNAKSTTHTNQEVKPWWELDLKKVTPVERVQIWNRTDGSGDRLANFKVSLLDKDRNVIWQTVVTKAPDPSTTLSISDRRVIPIKRALASHSQSGFPVNATLDPKSGNKTGWGIAPQFGKANSAYFFPDNSPVKPTGKQRLIVTLSHNYKDPQYALGHFRLSYTTEAKLEPRLSVPDDILAIVDSLSEARTPAQKKKLADYYRGIAPLLKPTRNEIAKLQKSKPKFPQLPIMEELPADKQRKTHIMVRGSFLQPGDLVEPALLSAFNPAPKETSENRIAVAKWLTDPANPLTARVAVNRFWSQLFGAGLVVTEEDFGTQGELPSHPELLDWLATEFVQNGWDMKALLKTIVMSNTYRQASTTQPIHLEKDPKNRLLSRGPRFRLSAEMIRDQALAVSGLLTKKVGGPSVYPVQPEGIWRAAFNGQRTWATSKDADRYRRGLYTFWRRTVPYPSMATFDAPSREICTIRRINTNTPLQAMITMNDPVFIEISQALGKRLFDEGGDTPQSRIEYGLKLCLLRPPQPAQVQPLLALYESEKAYYAAHPEEAKQLLENPLHPLPKEYNPAELAAWTVIANVLLNMDGVLTKG
- a CDS encoding DUF6933 domain-containing protein, with amino-acid sequence MIFRLTHKLNQKLKTGSLDHQALDQNPFADWSCRLFSADRRQYILLSNTCSLYSCVMPGKGAPDAETFVENALDCLRDFTADDAHQWAFRNFIDPDRETVHFSKALNRSVTTSMNQLVECAQDLMIDNRLPPHEVGYRLNDHLLSCIAATKSDGYATPRDAFQRMVDAKQADQ
- a CDS encoding tetratricopeptide repeat protein — protein: MSDHLDIDVLLQEPASLAVAEQLVAWADTTRTQIARGDMMLGILTIDRATKIPTAYKTAAQQGLSSAWVTLAWWYAYPDFGEPDLSAAEEALGTAVAANVDNAQLELARMRWFFKRETATESEQQQAFQYVSESVDSDPANAEGVYLLALLTTHGFGVAASPGAGFELQQRAADLGNLDALFEIYVHYANGLDVPVDEERAFAACQRAAEAGHPRAMYNLGAFNATGRGIPRNMTEAVKWYERAADVGNPSAMAGLAMIFATGDGVEPDREYARELFDQADYCGLDVSHLREQVGL